In the Pithys albifrons albifrons isolate INPA30051 chromosome 3, PitAlb_v1, whole genome shotgun sequence genome, one interval contains:
- the TEF gene encoding thyrotroph embryonic factor isoform X2 → MSSCNTPGGPTALDFPEVLKSLLEYSLPWTNKMTDKEKEKIKLEEDEAAAASTMAVSASLMPPIWDKTIPYDGESFHLEYMDLDEFLLENGIPSSPTHLDLNQNPLLPVAELEGKESASASTGSPASSSSTAVYQQSEAASSTESPPQNERNTPSPIDPDCVEVEVNFNPDPADLVLSSVPGGELFNPRKHKFTEEDLKPQPMIKKAKKVFVPDEQKDEKYWTRRKKNNVAAKRSRDARRLKENQITIRAAFLEKENTALRTEVAELRKEVGRCKNIVSKYETRYGPFDLSDSE, encoded by the exons ATGTCAAGCTGCAACACCCCCGGGggccccactgccctggactTTCCGGAAGTTCTGAAGTCCCTACTGGAGTATTCTTTACCCTGGACCAACAAGATGACAG ataaagagaaggagaaaataaagcttGAAGAAgatgaggcagcagctgccagcactaTGGCAGTTTCGGCTTCCCTTATGCCACCCATTTGGGACAAAACGATTCCTTATGATGGCGAGTCTTTCCACCTGGAATACATGGATCTGGATGAGTTCCTGCTGGAGAACGGAATTCCTTCCAGCCCTACGCACCTGGATTTGAACCAGAATCCACTCTTGCCTgttgctgagctggaaggaaaggaGTCTGCCAGTGCTTCCACTGGCTCTCCTGCATCATCCTCTTCCACTGCAGTTTACCAGCAATCTGAAGCAGCCTCCAGCACAG AGTCCCCACCACAAAATGAGAGAAACACTCCCAGCCCCATTGATCCTGACTGCGTAGAAGTTGAGGTGAATTttaaccctgaccctgctgaTTTAGTGCTGTCCAGTGTGCCTGGTGGTGAGCTCTTCAATCCTCGCAAACACAAGTTCACTGAAGAGGACCTGAAACCACAACCTATGATTAAAAAAGCCAAGAAGGTTTTTGTCCCAGATGAACAAAAG GATGAAAAATACTGGACAAGACGAAAGAAGAACAATGTGGCAGCAAAGCGTTCCCGGGATGCTCGGCGACTAAAGGAGAATCAGATCACAATCCGGGCAGCCTTTCTGGAGAAAGAGAACACAGCCCTGAGGACGGAGGTTGCAGAGCTGCGCAAGGAAGTGGGACGATGCAAGAACATTGTTTCTAAATACGAGACCAGATACGGACCCTT TGACTTATCTGATTCCGAGTGA
- the TEF gene encoding thyrotroph embryonic factor isoform X1, which produces MPGRAAHQEAAAAGGPEPTAAGGSAGAAAQQERRGLAGAFPLVLKKLMENPPREARLDKEKEKIKLEEDEAAAASTMAVSASLMPPIWDKTIPYDGESFHLEYMDLDEFLLENGIPSSPTHLDLNQNPLLPVAELEGKESASASTGSPASSSSTAVYQQSEAASSTESPPQNERNTPSPIDPDCVEVEVNFNPDPADLVLSSVPGGELFNPRKHKFTEEDLKPQPMIKKAKKVFVPDEQKDEKYWTRRKKNNVAAKRSRDARRLKENQITIRAAFLEKENTALRTEVAELRKEVGRCKNIVSKYETRYGPFDLSDSE; this is translated from the exons ATGCCCGGCCGCGCCGCGCAccaggaggcggcggcggcaggAGGACCGGAGCCCACTGCAGCCGGGGGGAGCGCGGGGGCCGCCGCGCAGCAGGAGCGGCGGGGCCTGGCGGGCGCGTTCCCGCTGGTGCTGAAGAAGCTGATGGAGAACCCGCCGCGGGAGGCGCGCCTGG ataaagagaaggagaaaataaagcttGAAGAAgatgaggcagcagctgccagcactaTGGCAGTTTCGGCTTCCCTTATGCCACCCATTTGGGACAAAACGATTCCTTATGATGGCGAGTCTTTCCACCTGGAATACATGGATCTGGATGAGTTCCTGCTGGAGAACGGAATTCCTTCCAGCCCTACGCACCTGGATTTGAACCAGAATCCACTCTTGCCTgttgctgagctggaaggaaaggaGTCTGCCAGTGCTTCCACTGGCTCTCCTGCATCATCCTCTTCCACTGCAGTTTACCAGCAATCTGAAGCAGCCTCCAGCACAG AGTCCCCACCACAAAATGAGAGAAACACTCCCAGCCCCATTGATCCTGACTGCGTAGAAGTTGAGGTGAATTttaaccctgaccctgctgaTTTAGTGCTGTCCAGTGTGCCTGGTGGTGAGCTCTTCAATCCTCGCAAACACAAGTTCACTGAAGAGGACCTGAAACCACAACCTATGATTAAAAAAGCCAAGAAGGTTTTTGTCCCAGATGAACAAAAG GATGAAAAATACTGGACAAGACGAAAGAAGAACAATGTGGCAGCAAAGCGTTCCCGGGATGCTCGGCGACTAAAGGAGAATCAGATCACAATCCGGGCAGCCTTTCTGGAGAAAGAGAACACAGCCCTGAGGACGGAGGTTGCAGAGCTGCGCAAGGAAGTGGGACGATGCAAGAACATTGTTTCTAAATACGAGACCAGATACGGACCCTT TGACTTATCTGATTCCGAGTGA